GGGGCCCACAGGTAGCTCGCTGCAACTCTTAGCGGGCCCCACCCCCGCCGGCTGAGGTGCATCACTCGATGAAATGGCTTCCCatctcacctcctcctcgtatGCCGAGACGTCATTTCTTCGTTCCTGTTCGGTGGatgccccttctctcttcccctccccctccctctctctctctctctctggtgCGGTCGctggaggggaggggcggcagTGCTACGACCGTGTGTGCATTGCCCTGCCACGACCGCatcccacgcacacgcacgcttaTACTTGCTCTGTAAAacggccacacacacacacacaaacctTCGACGACCGATCGATTCATCGCAAGAGCGGGACGAATACGAGCAGGGCCACTAAGAGTTAAGCCGataccgccgctgctgctgccgccgccgcagcagcagcacagctcctcgcaagcgcgcacgcgcacgcgcagacagacacaTAGAATCACCAATCACTGATATTTTCAACAGATTCTCTTTCGCGCATGCGGACGTACGCATAGACCGATTTCGCATACACACTCACGCCACGCACCATcatcgcacgcgcgcacactcagagaaagagagagagagagaggcaagcCGCTAGATACACAGAGTCGTCGCTGTCTTTTGTACGTGTACGTCTACACGAACAACGCACGCCGACGGACGGACGAGTAGATAGACAGacagacgcgcacagacGGGCGCTATGCCGAGGCTGCACGCCATCTCGCAGGGTCTGTGGCATCAcattcagcagcagcagcagcaacgtcCGGCACGGCCGATGCAACTTGCTGAGCCGACCATCGGCGACGTTGCGGCACAGCTGTCGCCGATGACAACGCCGGCCATCACACAAGTGTGGATGGTGGGTGTGCAGGAAGGCGAAAATGGAACGGTACTGGTGCAGGAAAGCCCCCGCATCGTCCACACTCAGACatcgcacgcgcagcagccacatcCGAATTCCGAGGAGTCCCACGTGCGCTCAGCTGCGCGCACGATGCACCGTAGCGGCAGGGCAGCgctaccaccgccgcgggacGCGCTCACAAACTCGGAGGTGGTTGTCTGTGGCGATGATGCAGAAAATAGTTTCCACAGAAGACGAGAGCGACGACCGCGGTCACCCTCACCATCAACCTCGCGCACGCTGGAGGAGTTGTTTAACGAGGAGCTGATCggagaggagcagcgcgTGGCGCTCTTGTCgacgcaccagcgcaccATTACGGCGGGAGAAGAGGATCTGTTCTCGAAAGCTTCGACTCGCTCACACAGATGCATCGCGGAAGCTGGGCAGCGGGTCATGACGATGACGAACGCGTCCAGCCAAGCCACGCCGCGTCAGCGCACGGTCGACGAGCCGCTGCGGGTGTGGCTGCCCAGGTGCGTGAACGCGCTTTCGACGCTGACATGTGAGGGCAGTCCACCAATCACGCGCGTCGCGGCACGCGGCAACCGCGGCCAAGTGCGACTTCGTACGGCGCCTCCCCGTCGGCGGGCATCAGCTTTACTCCTCGCAactggcgacggcggcgcagacagCGCGCCGCCCGACTACGCAGGCGACGGTGATGACGGCTTCCCAGTCGCTCTGTGGCGtcgcacaccgccgcgcgcaggGGTGACAATGGCCGATGCGGACGGCGCACCtacgtcgctgctgtcgtctCCGCGCTGGTGCGTGACAGCTTATGAGCCGCTGAGCCTGTCGCtaccggcgacggcgcggtgtgcCGACGGCGATGGTGAAGGGCCGGTGTTTCAGCAGGCACCTatcagcaccaccaccctttCTCACCTCAGCAGCACTGTGGACAGCAGCATTCtgggccgcagcggcgctcgggaggacgaggacgcggTGATCGACGCGGTGATCGACGCGGAAGACGATGAagaggctgctgcggtgggcaCCTGCCGTGATCATCGTCCACCCATAGCGATGGCGTCCACGCACGGCTCAGCGCCCACTGCCACGGTGGTGACACGGGTGTACTGGGGCGCTGCTCCACCGTTGAGAGGGATGGCGCCGAGTGCtctgcaccacggcggcgcaaCTGGCATGGCTGATGATGGTGAtgcaggcggcgacggcgcggccttCGCAGGCCGCAGGAGCTCTGGGCAGAGCATTCGCAGCAGTGTGCAGGGCGGCGGGCGTGCGCTCGATCAACGAGCCCAACATTTCTCTGTGGCCCCCATCACTgtgtcctcctccgtcgtGGCCACGGGGCGGCCAggccagcaccagcacggaGGCGCAAGGGGCTATGACGGCGTTGGCGCACATCCTTcacgcagctccgccaccgcggcagtTCATCGCCATGAACCGTTCGGTGAGCTACCATCTTCGCTGTTGCCCGTGATGCGCCGTCGACCACCCGCCGTCCCGGCCCccgacgcgtgtgtgccgccaCAGTCGATGGAGCTGAGGATCACCCTTCCCTGGTTGCTGCACACCTCCACGCTCCCACCGGTGGCGGCCGAAGCGCTGGCACGCTGTCTGGGAGCACACATCAGAGCACATCTGCGACCAGAGGGGGCAGCGCAGTGGACACAGGATGGAGCGTGCCGCCCTCGACTCAGCGGGACATGCGCACCGGggcctgcagcggcacatcCACAGCCCGGGTCTTCACGGGGAGATGATCCACCGCCATGCTGGGTGGCGGCCTTTGCGTACACGGAGGGGATTCAGATATACGCGACGAATCACGCCGCGTCCCTCGTCCACGCCAAGGAGAGCACCGAAGGGTGCGAATCGTCTCGCGATTGCCTGGCAAGCCCGCGTCACGACCCTTGCGGTCTTGCCCCAGAGGCGCCGCTAGACCGCATCTCCTGGCCTGCGTGGGTGCCGGATGCGCAGACGAGTGTCCGCATGCTCGCCGCGCTCACCTCGGGTGCCTTCCAGCTGATCGAGGTGATCGCGCGAGCCCTCGACCAGGCGACCGCTGCTGGCAactctcctgctgctgctgctgcgctggcagACATGGATACGGCGGAGGGAGGCAACACTGAAGCCCGCAGTGTCCGAAGGGCAGCATACAACGCAGGAGGTCAGCTGCACATTGGCAGCGGCACGTCACGCTCCTCCGCGACGCTCTCTCGAGATCCCGCCACCGTGCTGCATCAGTTCCATGTCTTCTCTGAGGCCATCTTCGGTGATGCGGCCAACAAGCGTCTTTGCCGACATGTCCGCGATCGCCTCCCGCTGCATGTGCAGGATTTGAGCGAGTTGTTGAGTCGGccgtggtgcggcggcgcgagggaagacgaggacggcgatgtggccaccaccacaactgccgtcgctgccaccggcGTGTGGCGTGCCCGCTGCCCCTCCATGCTGGATCTTGTGCACCACCTCGCCCGTGCGTGGATGACGGAGTGCTTTGCCGGCCTGGCGAACCGACTGCACGCGTTCCTGATCACCCACGATCCCGGCGTCGTGCTCGACCTCATCTGTGCACGTGCGAACGACCGCAACGATGCCGTGCCCCATGACAACCTCTGCAACAGTGCGAGACTGCTGAAGAGGATGTGTGCCGAGGAGCGTGACGAGAACGCCTGTGCGCATCAGCGGGCTCCTGTTCCAGCGCGCGAGCGGCACCGCGACCAGCGCGAATGCCATGGCTGCTCAGCTCACTCGCGCGCAGTGCTGGCAGCCGCGACTGCAGCCGCGTCGGTGCTCCCGCCACATGCGTTGATCTACCGAGGCGTCGCAGAGTTCACTCACGGgcctctgcagcggtggGAGCGGTGGTGTTTGTCACCGTCGTCGACCCCTGCCGCACATTCCCTGGCCACCAACGCTactgccagcgccgcggccatgCAGTGGTCAACTCACGTCAACTACGCCACCGTGCACTCGCTCCAATGGGTACTACGCCACCCTctcgacgcacacgcggTCGCAGATAATGTGCGGCAGTCCGCATCGAAACTCGCTGCTGTCACGGAcatgctggcgctgctggagctgctgacattgatgccgccgctcctcgacacgacggcgctgctgatgtaccaggcggaggcggtgctacgcggcgcctgcgcttGCGTGATGGGAAACGCCGGCGatcgcggtggcggcggcacggccaTCATGACGAGCGGCGCGCACAGCCACAACGCTATCACCGGCGGCATCCGAGCAACGCGGTCGCGCGCCGCGACGCAAGGGTTCCACGAGTATTACCGCGTCTTCCTCGGACTTGTGTGCTACGGTGCAATGCAGCTGAGCGACGCGGAGGGCATGGCGTTGCTGTCACGACCGCGGCCGCAGCCAACGGGCGTGGAGCCCTCGACGGCAGCACCCCGCCATCATGACGCTGCATCGCCTTTGCCAGAGCTGCGTTCAGCACAGGCTACCGTGGATGGTCTGTGGACAGAATACATACTGCCGCTTGTGGTGGGTTacgtcagcggcagcggtacAGGGGCAGCACCCGCAGCTCGCATGGATGCGTTGACGGCCGCGGATCAGTGCATCACGTACGCactgatgctgctgcagctgctgcggcttgaAGGGCGAAGCGTGCGCCACGGTGGCCGCGGATGTGCACAAACCCCCGCCTTCCCAAATGGAGCCCGGCAGGATGTGCCTAACTCCGgggtgtcgtcgtcgtcgcggcaCCGACGCAAGCGTGCCCGCTCCGCCGCTGTGGGAGGGCCGGAACCGCAGTCATGGGGCAGCTTACGAAGCGCGGGCTCGTGTGGCGAAGACGCTCGGCCGAGGTGGTGGGCACCATCACCGGCAAACGCGGACGAGCACCCCCCCACCGCCCGCTCCCCGCAGCCGGAGAGCGTTTCTAGCTCTGCCTTCACCGCGGatacggcgacgacgacgacaacaacaacggccacgacgcgctggtgcgccaACAGCGGTCTGGACAGCATCAACGAGATCGAGCGAGTTGGCGAGACTATGACGGCATCGCGATACATGGCAGCGCCGGCATTCGCCCACGCTCCGCGGCCCGGTCACAGAGACGAGCAGAGTGTTGCACacaacgccgccggcggcatGGCGGACGGCGTCGTGGGCGTGTCGCCCACGGAGCAGACGGCGCCCCCGCCGCATTGCATCCCGCCCCTGGAGCTTCTCGCTGAAGGGGACGcgggagaagcagcagcagcagcaggcacacTGCAGTTTCCTCCCTGTCCCGCGCCTCCACCCGACTGGCAGGGCGTTTGCCGGCAGCTGATTCGCCGTTGGCTGCAGCCGACGAGCGACTGTCATGGTCGCGGTTGTCGGGCGTCGAACTTCGCCGAagtcgcggcgcagcatccgAAGGCCGATGACAGCGCCACCGTCAGAGCAACCTGCTTTCCTGGCGGGCGGTCGCAGTTTCT
Above is a genomic segment from Leishmania major strain Friedlin complete genome, chromosome 3 containing:
- a CDS encoding conserved hypothetical protein (previous protein_id=AAM69008.1) produces the protein MPRLHAISQGLWHHIQQQQQQRPARPMQLAEPTIGDVAAQLSPMTTPAITQVWMVGVQEGENGTVLVQESPRIVHTQTSHAQQPHPNSEESHVRSAARTMHRSGRAALPPPRDALTNSEVVVCGDDAENSFHRRRERRPRSPSPSTSRTLEELFNEELIGEEQRVALLSTHQRTITAGEEDLFSKASTRSHRCIAEAGQRVMTMTNASSQATPRQRTVDEPLRVWLPRCVNALSTLTCEGSPPITRVAARGNRGQVRLRTAPPRRRASALLLATGDGGADSAPPDYAGDGDDGFPVALWRRTPPRAGVTMADADGAPTSLLSSPRWCVTAYEPLSLSLPATARCADGDGEGPVFQQAPISTTTLSHLSSTVDSSILGRSGAREDEDAVIDAVIDAEDDEEAAAVGTCRDHRPPIAMASTHGSAPTATVVTRVYWGAAPPLRGMAPSALHHGGATGMADDGDAGGDGAAFAGRRSSGQSIRSSVQGGGRALDQRAQHFSVAPITVSSSVVATGRPGQHQHGGARGYDGVGAHPSRSSATAAVHRHEPFGELPSSLLPVMRRRPPAVPAPDACVPPQSMELRITLPWLLHTSTLPPVAAEALARCLGAHIRAHLRPEGAAQWTQDGACRPRLSGTCAPGPAAAHPQPGSSRGDDPPPCWVAAFAYTEGIQIYATNHAASLVHAKESTEGCESSRDCLASPRHDPCGLAPEAPLDRISWPAWVPDAQTSVRMLAALTSGAFQLIEVIARALDQATAAGNSPAAAAALADMDTAEGGNTEARSVRRAAYNAGGQLHIGSGTSRSSATLSRDPATVLHQFHVFSEAIFGDAANKRLCRHVRDRLPLHVQDLSELLSRPWCGGAREDEDGDVATTTTAVAATGVWRARCPSMLDLVHHLARAWMTECFAGLANRLHAFLITHDPGVVLDLICARANDRNDAVPHDNLCNSARLLKRMCAEERDENACAHQRAPVPARERHRDQRECHGCSAHSRAVLAAATAAASVLPPHALIYRGVAEFTHGPLQRWERWCLSPSSTPAAHSLATNATASAAAMQWSTHVNYATVHSLQWVLRHPLDAHAVADNVRQSASKLAAVTDMLALLELLTLMPPLLDTTALLMYQAEAVLRGACACVMGNAGDRGGGGTAIMTSGAHSHNAITGGIRATRSRAATQGFHEYYRVFLGLVCYGAMQLSDAEGMALLSRPRPQPTGVEPSTAAPRHHDAASPLPELRSAQATVDGLWTEYILPLVVGYVSGSGTGAAPAARMDALTAADQCITYALMLLQLLRLEGRSVRHGGRGCAQTPAFPNGARQDVPNSGVSSSSRHRRKRARSAAVGGPEPQSWGSLRSAGSCGEDARPRWWAPSPANADEHPPTARSPQPESVSSSAFTADTATTTTTTTATTRWCANSGLDSINEIERVGETMTASRYMAAPAFAHAPRPGHRDEQSVAHNAAGGMADGVVGVSPTEQTAPPPHCIPPLELLAEGDAGEAAAAAGTLQFPPCPAPPPDWQGVCRQLIRRWLQPTSDCHGRGCRASNFAEVAAQHPKADDSATVRATCFPGGRSQFLDVCEAGSGYTLHRRDVRRVGALLAGLAQRVAAVREEEQGAHAVSPHSDSAGCCYDYLYGVLPPGLRARDAGLITVTSTSSSDDGEDSDTDSAGEGAETNDNLCNVNILRCVASTISTSTSTSTSSSGSSGHSTLGTTPSATLVSPLSSSLATSP